The following proteins are encoded in a genomic region of Micromonospora olivasterospora:
- a CDS encoding universal stress protein: MSAEEIIVGYDGSADAAVALDWALDEAERSGRPVRLAYVFEWLTVAGWVGPGVAPGIWPDENARRQVEELVRRAAADAAARRPAVPVRGEVYDGPPALVLQERSAEAGLLVLGSRGHGGFAGLLVGSTAVAVTAHAHCPVVVVRADGAATARSGPVVVGVDGSDASLLALGFAVERAAGYRAPLRVLRAWEPAADGGADPDAATAAERAALDEPLARWRDTFPHVEMAAEVVPGRPAAVLVEASGDARLVVVGSRGRGGLRGMLLGSVGQQLIQHARCPVAVVRELPHPRGE; the protein is encoded by the coding sequence GTGAGCGCCGAGGAGATCATCGTCGGCTACGACGGCTCCGCCGACGCCGCGGTGGCCCTCGACTGGGCCCTGGACGAGGCGGAGCGCAGCGGCCGGCCGGTCCGCCTGGCGTACGTCTTCGAGTGGCTGACGGTCGCCGGCTGGGTCGGGCCCGGCGTGGCCCCCGGGATCTGGCCCGACGAGAACGCCCGGCGCCAGGTCGAGGAGCTGGTCCGCCGCGCCGCCGCCGACGCCGCCGCCCGCCGTCCCGCCGTGCCGGTGCGCGGCGAGGTGTACGACGGCCCGCCGGCGCTGGTGCTCCAGGAGCGCTCGGCCGAGGCCGGCCTGCTGGTGCTCGGCAGCCGCGGCCATGGCGGCTTCGCCGGCCTGCTCGTCGGCTCGACCGCGGTGGCGGTGACCGCGCACGCCCACTGCCCGGTGGTGGTGGTCCGCGCCGACGGCGCCGCCACGGCCCGCTCCGGGCCGGTCGTGGTCGGGGTCGACGGCTCGGACGCCTCCCTGCTGGCCCTCGGCTTCGCCGTGGAGCGCGCCGCCGGATACCGGGCGCCCCTGCGTGTGCTGCGGGCCTGGGAGCCGGCGGCCGACGGCGGCGCCGACCCGGACGCGGCGACGGCGGCCGAACGGGCCGCCCTCGACGAGCCGCTGGCCCGGTGGCGGGACACGTTCCCGCACGTGGAGATGGCCGCCGAGGTGGTGCCGGGCCGCCCGGCCGCCGTCCTGGTGGAGGCCAGCGGGGACGCGCGGCTGGTGGTGGTCGGCAGCCGGGGGCGGGGCGGGCTGCGCGGCATGCTGCTCGGCTCGGTCGGCCAGCAGCTCATCCAGCACGCCCGCTGCCCGGTGGCGGTGGTCCGCGAACTACCTCACCCGCGCGGCGAGTAG
- a CDS encoding phosphoketolase family protein gives MDTALDLHGPLTEDELRRLDAYWRAANYLTVGQIYLLDNPLLREPLRPEHVKPRLLGHWGTGPGLNLLYAHLNRVVAARGQSTIFVTGPGHGGPAVVANTWLEGTYSELYHSVGRDETGMARLFRQFSFPGGIPSHVAPEVPGSIHEGGELGYALSHAYGAAFDNPDLLVACVIGDGEAETGPLAGSWLSNVFLNPARDGAVLPILHLNGYKIAGPTVLSRIPTDDLLGLMRGYGHRPYLVEGDDPATVHQLLAATLDTVLDEIADIQRRARAGGTVERPRWPMIVLRTPKGWTGPREIDGKPVEGTWRAHQVPVDRVRDDPEHLAELERWLRSYRPEELFDATGAPVAELTALPPKGDLRMSANPVANGGRVLRDLDLPDFRGYAVDVPQPGKPMAGATGVLGPWVRDVIAANPQTFRLFGPDEVASNRLGAAFEVTDRAFVAGTASGDDHLSPDGRVMEVLSEHLCQGWLEGYLLTGRHGIFTSYEAFIHIVDSMVNQHAKWLKVTRGIPWRQPLASLNYLLSSHVWRQDHNGFSHQDPGFIDHVVNKKAEVVRVYLPPDGNTLLSTMDHCLRSRHYINVVVAGKQPAPNWLTLDEAIQHCRRGLGIWDWASTDDGSEPDVVLACAGDVPTLETLAAADLLRRHLPELKVRVVNVVDLMRLQPPSEHPHGLPDREFDTIFTRDRPIIFAYHGYPWLIHRLSYRRTNHPNLHVRGYREEGTTTTPFDMVMLNDLDRFHLVIDVIDRVPGLSPRAAHLRQEMVDTRAACRDHTRRFGEDDPRVAEWRWVRETEPELRSGNP, from the coding sequence ATGGATACCGCTCTAGACCTGCACGGCCCCCTGACCGAGGACGAGCTGCGCCGGCTGGACGCGTACTGGCGGGCGGCAAACTACCTGACCGTCGGGCAGATCTACCTGCTGGACAACCCGCTGCTGCGGGAACCGCTGCGGCCCGAGCACGTCAAGCCCCGGCTGCTCGGCCACTGGGGCACCGGCCCCGGGCTGAACCTGCTCTACGCCCACCTCAACCGGGTCGTCGCCGCCCGCGGGCAGTCCACCATCTTCGTCACCGGCCCCGGGCACGGCGGCCCCGCCGTCGTGGCGAACACCTGGCTGGAGGGCACGTACAGCGAGCTGTACCACTCGGTCGGCCGCGACGAGACGGGCATGGCGCGGCTGTTCCGCCAGTTCTCCTTCCCCGGCGGCATCCCCAGCCACGTCGCCCCGGAGGTGCCGGGCTCGATCCACGAGGGCGGCGAGCTCGGGTACGCGCTCAGCCACGCGTACGGCGCCGCGTTCGACAATCCCGACCTGCTGGTCGCCTGCGTGATCGGCGACGGCGAGGCGGAGACCGGCCCGCTGGCGGGGAGCTGGCTGTCCAACGTCTTCCTCAATCCCGCCCGCGACGGCGCGGTGCTGCCCATCCTGCACCTCAACGGCTACAAGATCGCCGGCCCGACGGTGCTGAGCCGGATCCCCACCGACGACCTGCTCGGCCTCATGCGCGGCTACGGCCACCGGCCGTACCTCGTCGAGGGCGACGACCCCGCGACCGTGCACCAACTCCTGGCCGCCACCCTCGACACGGTGCTCGACGAGATCGCCGACATCCAGCGCCGGGCCCGCGCGGGCGGCACCGTCGAGCGCCCCCGCTGGCCGATGATCGTCCTGCGCACGCCGAAGGGCTGGACGGGCCCCCGCGAGATCGACGGCAAGCCGGTGGAGGGGACGTGGCGCGCCCACCAGGTGCCGGTCGACCGGGTACGCGACGACCCGGAGCACCTGGCCGAGCTGGAGCGCTGGCTGCGCAGCTACCGCCCCGAGGAACTGTTCGACGCCACCGGCGCCCCCGTCGCCGAGCTGACCGCGCTGCCGCCGAAGGGCGACCTGCGGATGAGCGCGAACCCGGTGGCCAACGGCGGCCGCGTGCTGCGCGACCTGGACCTGCCCGACTTCCGCGGGTACGCCGTCGACGTGCCGCAGCCGGGCAAGCCGATGGCCGGCGCCACCGGCGTGCTCGGCCCCTGGGTACGCGACGTGATCGCCGCGAACCCGCAGACGTTCCGCCTCTTCGGCCCCGACGAGGTCGCCTCCAACCGCCTCGGTGCCGCCTTCGAGGTCACCGACCGGGCGTTCGTCGCCGGCACCGCGTCCGGCGACGACCACCTCTCGCCCGACGGCCGGGTGATGGAGGTGCTCTCCGAGCACCTGTGCCAGGGCTGGCTGGAGGGCTACCTGCTGACCGGCCGGCACGGCATCTTCACCAGCTACGAGGCGTTCATCCACATCGTCGACTCGATGGTCAACCAGCACGCGAAGTGGCTGAAGGTCACCCGGGGCATCCCCTGGCGGCAGCCGCTGGCCTCGCTGAACTACCTGCTGTCCAGCCACGTCTGGCGGCAGGACCACAACGGCTTCTCCCACCAGGACCCGGGCTTCATCGACCACGTCGTGAACAAGAAGGCCGAGGTGGTGCGGGTCTACCTGCCGCCGGACGGCAACACCCTGCTCTCCACCATGGACCACTGCCTGCGCAGCCGGCACTACATCAACGTGGTGGTGGCCGGCAAGCAGCCCGCGCCGAACTGGCTGACCCTGGACGAGGCGATCCAGCACTGCCGCCGCGGCCTGGGCATCTGGGACTGGGCCAGCACCGACGACGGCAGCGAGCCGGACGTGGTGCTCGCCTGCGCCGGAGACGTGCCGACGCTGGAGACCCTCGCCGCCGCCGACCTGCTGCGCCGGCACCTGCCCGAACTGAAGGTGCGGGTGGTCAACGTCGTCGACCTGATGCGGCTGCAGCCGCCCTCGGAGCACCCGCACGGCCTGCCGGACCGGGAGTTCGACACCATCTTCACCCGCGACAGGCCGATCATCTTCGCGTACCACGGCTATCCCTGGCTGATCCACCGGTTGAGCTACCGCCGCACCAACCACCCCAACCTGCACGTGCGCGGGTACCGGGAGGAGGGCACCACCACCACGCCGTTCGACATGGTGATGCTCAACGACCTGGACCGCTTCCACCTGGTCATCGACGTGATCGACCGGGTGCCCGGGCTGTCGCCCCGCGCCGCCCACCTGCGTCAGGAGATGGTCGACACCCGGGCTGCCTGCCGCGACCACACCCGCCGCTTCGGCGAGGACGACCCCCGGGTCGCGGAGTGGCGCTGGGTCCGCGAGACGGAACCCGAGCTGAGGAGCGGGAACCCGTGA
- a CDS encoding universal stress protein, which translates to MTAPADAPVVAAVGPSEQTLQVVRLAAREAADHDRPLRLLHAFNWAAAPQAPPGTAPHEEAEHLLERAAAVAGEVEPAIPVGNEIVEGAAVAALLRRSETAFLVAIGDGGMHCVDCVPADAPAVQLAAQAGCPVLVVRPEPPPRGPILVGVDGSPSSHAALEFAFDCAARRSAPLLAVRVTEPVDGAASADADAAARAELAEAVARCGRRHPAVRARCDTVAGDPGPALVDRSRSAQLAVVAALGEDPWRGMLGSVSQSLLYRSPAPVIVVRGLVTAAGDGS; encoded by the coding sequence ATGACGGCACCCGCCGACGCGCCGGTGGTGGCCGCGGTCGGCCCGTCGGAACAGACCCTCCAGGTCGTCCGGCTGGCCGCCCGCGAAGCCGCCGACCACGACCGGCCGCTGCGCCTGCTGCACGCCTTCAACTGGGCGGCGGCTCCGCAGGCGCCCCCCGGGACCGCCCCGCACGAGGAGGCGGAGCACCTGCTCGAACGCGCCGCCGCAGTTGCCGGCGAGGTCGAGCCGGCCATTCCGGTCGGCAACGAGATCGTCGAGGGCGCCGCCGTCGCGGCGCTGCTCCGCCGCTCCGAGACCGCGTTCCTGGTCGCCATCGGCGACGGCGGGATGCACTGCGTCGACTGCGTCCCCGCCGACGCCCCGGCCGTGCAGCTCGCCGCCCAGGCCGGCTGCCCGGTGCTGGTGGTCCGCCCCGAGCCGCCGCCGCGGGGCCCGATCCTGGTCGGCGTGGACGGATCGCCCAGCTCCCACGCCGCGCTGGAGTTCGCCTTCGACTGCGCCGCCCGACGGTCCGCCCCGCTGCTCGCCGTCCGGGTCACCGAGCCCGTCGACGGGGCCGCCAGCGCGGACGCCGACGCCGCCGCGCGCGCCGAACTGGCGGAGGCGGTGGCCCGCTGCGGGCGCCGGCACCCGGCGGTACGCGCCCGGTGCGACACCGTCGCCGGGGACCCCGGCCCCGCCCTGGTCGACCGCTCCCGCTCGGCGCAGCTCGCCGTCGTCGCCGCCCTCGGCGAGGACCCGTGGCGCGGCATGCTCGGCTCGGTGAGCCAGTCCCTGCTCTACCGCTCCCCGGCCCCGGTCATCGTCGTGCGTGGACTGGTCACCGCCGCCGGGGACGGGTCATGA
- a CDS encoding YihY/virulence factor BrkB family protein → MSSTRMVPETRLMSDEELSADDAWHTLRRQGGWCLLRDAFVRFRYGDGFSHARALAFQLCLAVVPFMIAFTGLITDLGADEGGRVVADTVLALTPGQSEQVVQELLVDSERTEDAGELALTLGLLTGLVALTMTMAQIERGANRIYGVERDRPALWKYLRATVLALTAGVPALAGFLILVGGGAMGESVRRHYAWGPLAHGVWEVVRWPLSLGLTVLAVALLFRHAPRRRQPGLSWLLFGAGTATVLWWLASLLLAGYVRFSDGFGQTYGALTGMMALLLWANLTGVALFGGLAFAAQLEAMRVGVPEPAEPDLWQPEAERADTH, encoded by the coding sequence GTGAGTAGCACCAGGATGGTCCCCGAGACGCGGCTGATGTCCGACGAGGAGCTGTCCGCCGACGACGCCTGGCACACGCTGCGCAGGCAGGGCGGCTGGTGCCTGCTGCGGGACGCCTTCGTCCGGTTCCGCTACGGCGACGGGTTCAGCCACGCGCGGGCGTTGGCCTTCCAGCTCTGCCTCGCCGTCGTCCCGTTCATGATCGCGTTCACCGGCCTGATCACCGACCTGGGCGCCGACGAGGGCGGCCGGGTGGTGGCCGACACGGTGCTCGCCCTCACCCCCGGGCAGAGCGAGCAGGTGGTGCAGGAACTGCTCGTCGACAGCGAGCGCACCGAGGACGCCGGCGAGCTGGCGCTGACCCTGGGCCTGCTGACCGGCCTGGTCGCGCTGACCATGACGATGGCCCAGATCGAGCGCGGCGCGAACCGGATCTACGGGGTGGAGCGCGACCGCCCGGCGCTGTGGAAGTACCTGCGCGCCACCGTTCTCGCGTTGACCGCCGGCGTGCCGGCGCTGGCCGGGTTCCTGATCCTGGTCGGCGGCGGCGCCATGGGCGAGTCCGTACGGCGGCACTACGCCTGGGGCCCGCTCGCCCACGGCGTGTGGGAGGTGGTCCGCTGGCCGCTGAGCCTCGGGCTGACCGTGCTCGCCGTGGCGCTGCTGTTTCGGCACGCGCCCCGGCGTCGGCAGCCCGGCCTGTCCTGGCTGCTGTTCGGCGCGGGCACCGCGACCGTGCTGTGGTGGCTGGCCAGCCTGCTGCTCGCCGGGTACGTGCGGTTCAGCGACGGCTTCGGGCAGACGTACGGGGCGCTGACCGGGATGATGGCGCTGCTGCTCTGGGCCAACCTCACCGGCGTGGCGCTCTTCGGCGGGCTGGCCTTCGCCGCCCAGCTGGAGGCGATGCGGGTCGGCGTACCCGAGCCGGCCGAACCGGACCTGTGGCAGCCCGAGGCGGAGCGCGCCGACACCCACTGA
- a CDS encoding phosphatase PAP2 family protein — MTAVKEAARRPLGHFAERSVAGLLAVAGAGAGFGLLLILVRFHWSPLYHADREAAEWFNALVAPRHALVTVLQAVTDLGGRPVLIWLVSVAVVGLLIRRQARLAVYLIVTGVGGLVLDPSLKALVGRLRPVVDVPVASAPGNSFPSGHALGSFVAYGALLLVFLPAMAPRWRRPAIALVALLVTLVGLTRIALGVHYVSDVVGGWLLGAAWLGVTAYAFRLWRRERGRPVPPLTEGLEPEAGHDIAPAPAEEHVLEHPRSAVAELLVGWVLVFGALYAFGVYVTRYAEGTVFGALDTAVPRWFAERHTAGLDELSWWWSKFGDTHAILLVSLVFCPVVLAVWRRWRPVLFVALAMFGELTLFLAAAAAVDRPRPSVENLDGPMPTSSFPSGHIAATICLWTAIALLVFPRTARWWRWVFVALAVLMPVGVAVSRMYRGMHHPTDFMGAILLGAPWLGLLYWAIRPNADVRAGNRPAIRPAQVSELDDELAKAARPD; from the coding sequence GTGACTGCGGTGAAGGAGGCGGCCCGTCGCCCGCTCGGCCACTTCGCCGAGCGGAGCGTGGCCGGGCTGCTGGCCGTCGCCGGCGCGGGGGCGGGGTTCGGCCTGCTGCTGATTCTCGTCCGGTTCCACTGGAGTCCGCTGTACCACGCCGACCGCGAGGCCGCCGAGTGGTTCAACGCCCTCGTGGCGCCGCGCCACGCCCTGGTCACCGTCCTGCAGGCGGTCACCGACCTGGGTGGGCGGCCGGTGCTGATCTGGCTGGTCAGCGTCGCCGTCGTCGGCCTGCTGATCCGGCGGCAGGCCCGGCTCGCGGTCTACCTCATCGTCACCGGCGTCGGCGGGCTGGTCCTCGACCCGTCGCTGAAGGCCCTCGTCGGCCGGCTCCGCCCCGTCGTGGACGTGCCGGTAGCCAGCGCGCCCGGCAACAGCTTCCCCAGCGGTCACGCCCTCGGCTCGTTCGTCGCGTACGGGGCGCTGCTGCTGGTGTTCCTGCCGGCCATGGCGCCCCGCTGGCGCAGGCCGGCGATCGCCCTGGTCGCGCTGCTGGTGACGCTGGTCGGGCTGACCCGGATCGCGCTGGGCGTGCACTACGTCTCCGACGTGGTCGGCGGCTGGCTGCTCGGCGCGGCGTGGCTGGGCGTCACCGCGTACGCCTTCCGGCTGTGGCGGCGCGAGCGCGGCCGGCCGGTTCCCCCGCTGACCGAGGGCCTGGAACCGGAGGCGGGGCACGACATCGCCCCCGCCCCGGCCGAGGAGCACGTCCTGGAGCATCCGCGGTCCGCCGTCGCCGAGCTGCTGGTCGGCTGGGTGCTCGTGTTCGGCGCCCTGTACGCCTTCGGCGTCTACGTCACTCGGTACGCCGAGGGCACCGTGTTCGGCGCCCTGGACACCGCGGTACCGCGCTGGTTCGCCGAGCGGCACACCGCCGGCCTCGACGAGCTGAGCTGGTGGTGGAGCAAGTTCGGCGACACCCACGCCATCCTGCTCGTCTCGCTGGTCTTCTGCCCGGTCGTGCTGGCGGTGTGGCGGCGCTGGCGGCCGGTGCTGTTCGTGGCGCTGGCGATGTTCGGCGAGCTGACCCTCTTCCTCGCCGCCGCCGCCGCGGTCGACCGGCCCCGCCCATCGGTGGAGAATCTGGACGGGCCGATGCCGACCTCGTCGTTCCCGTCCGGCCACATCGCCGCCACCATCTGCCTCTGGACGGCGATCGCGCTGCTCGTGTTCCCCCGCACCGCCCGCTGGTGGCGCTGGGTGTTCGTGGCGCTGGCCGTGCTCATGCCGGTCGGCGTGGCCGTCTCCCGGATGTACCGGGGCATGCACCACCCGACCGACTTCATGGGCGCGATCCTGCTCGGCGCCCCCTGGCTGGGGCTGCTGTACTGGGCGATCCGCCCGAACGCCGACGTGCGCGCGGGCAACCGGCCCGCCATCCGGCCCGCCCAGGTGAGCGAGCTGGACGACGAGCTGGCCAAGGCCGCCCGCCCGGACTGA
- a CDS encoding endonuclease/exonuclease/phosphatase family protein: MLRVMTWNIKTGGRDRAGPGRLDRVARVVAAHRPDLLAVQELRGFDAGGVSAGFAAELGMRPYLARSCFGQPVAVLVRPPLRVLAAGPVRRPFHHAAQRVTVATDAGPLTVIASHLHPYCGLRRRVEAGWLAAAVRRSPGPLALVAGDLNTLDPDTDHTARIARLPPAYRRRHLRRDGRTPDIRAVARLAAAGLVDLSAPAPGDPPDEGLTAPTRYGGGAEFSGMRLDYLFATPALARLVRVHAVARGGEIEYASDHYPLLADLDLSPA; the protein is encoded by the coding sequence GTGCTGCGCGTAATGACCTGGAACATCAAGACCGGCGGCCGGGACCGGGCCGGTCCGGGCCGGCTGGACCGGGTGGCCCGGGTCGTCGCCGCACACCGGCCGGACCTGCTCGCCGTGCAGGAGCTGCGGGGCTTCGACGCGGGCGGCGTGTCGGCCGGCTTCGCCGCCGAGCTTGGCATGCGCCCGTACCTGGCCCGGTCCTGCTTCGGCCAGCCGGTCGCCGTGCTCGTCCGCCCGCCGCTGCGGGTGCTCGCGGCGGGCCCGGTGCGCCGCCCGTTCCACCACGCCGCCCAGCGGGTGACGGTGGCCACCGACGCGGGGCCGCTCACCGTGATCGCCAGCCACCTGCACCCGTACTGCGGGCTGCGGCGCCGGGTCGAGGCCGGCTGGCTGGCCGCCGCCGTACGCCGGTCGCCCGGCCCGCTGGCCCTGGTGGCCGGGGACCTTAACACCCTCGACCCGGACACCGACCACACCGCGCGGATCGCCCGGCTGCCGCCCGCGTACCGGCGTCGCCACCTGCGCCGGGACGGCCGCACGCCGGACATCCGGGCCGTCGCCCGGCTCGCCGCCGCCGGTCTGGTCGACCTGTCCGCGCCCGCCCCCGGCGACCCGCCCGACGAGGGCCTGACCGCGCCCACCCGGTACGGCGGCGGTGCGGAGTTCTCCGGCATGCGCCTGGACTACCTGTTCGCCACCCCGGCCCTGGCCCGCCTGGTCCGTGTGCACGCCGTCGCGCGCGGTGGCGAGATCGAGTACGCCTCCGACCACTACCCGCTGCTGGCGGACCTCGACCTTAGCCCGGCCTGA
- a CDS encoding IS110 family transposase — MRGLPEEIPDADSEKVWERVCAVDVAKESGMVCTRLPAAGGRRVSRVWQVTATTNAVSDLAADLVAAGVEKVTVESTSDYWRIWFYLFEAAGLDVQLVNARDVKNVPGRPKTDKLDAVWLAKLTEKGLLRPSFVPAAPVRVLRDYTRMRVDLVRDRTRYWSRLEKLLEDALIKVSSVASTLRTVSTRDMVEALIAGQRDPATLASLAHGALRRKRNALIEALTGRFDDHHGELARILLDQIDRLDTEIAKLTTRIGQILDDIDPPSQPGGGDGDTPAPDARRRLAEIPGISTESAQLIIAEIGLDMTRFPTAAHLVSWAKLCPRTIQSGTSLTAGKTGKGNPYLKGALGMAAATVARGKGTFLSERYRRLVTRRGKGKAKVAVARSILVIIWHLLNDPTARYHDLGADFHERRINTTRKINSLVRQLEALGHTVTLQPTT, encoded by the coding sequence ATGCGCGGGTTACCCGAAGAGATCCCGGACGCTGACAGCGAGAAGGTCTGGGAGCGGGTGTGTGCGGTCGATGTGGCCAAGGAGTCGGGGATGGTGTGTACCCGGCTACCCGCCGCGGGTGGGCGGCGGGTGAGCCGGGTGTGGCAGGTGACGGCGACCACGAACGCGGTCAGTGACCTTGCCGCCGATCTGGTGGCGGCGGGGGTGGAGAAGGTCACCGTGGAAAGCACGTCGGACTACTGGCGGATCTGGTTCTACCTGTTCGAGGCAGCCGGGTTGGACGTGCAGTTGGTCAACGCCCGTGACGTCAAGAACGTGCCCGGGCGGCCGAAGACCGACAAGCTGGACGCGGTGTGGTTGGCCAAGCTCACCGAGAAGGGCCTGTTGCGGCCCTCGTTCGTGCCTGCGGCTCCGGTGCGGGTGTTGCGTGACTACACCCGGATGCGGGTGGATCTGGTCCGGGACCGGACCCGCTACTGGTCGAGGTTGGAGAAACTGCTTGAAGACGCCCTGATCAAGGTGTCGTCGGTGGCCTCCACCCTGCGGACGGTGTCGACGCGGGACATGGTTGAGGCGTTGATCGCCGGTCAACGTGATCCGGCGACCCTCGCCTCGCTGGCCCACGGAGCGCTGCGCCGCAAACGCAACGCCCTCATCGAGGCACTCACCGGCCGCTTCGACGACCATCACGGCGAGTTGGCCCGGATCCTGCTCGACCAGATCGACCGCCTCGACACCGAGATCGCGAAACTCACCACACGGATCGGGCAGATACTCGACGACATCGACCCACCGTCCCAGCCGGGCGGCGGCGACGGCGACACCCCGGCGCCAGACGCCCGGCGGCGCCTGGCCGAGATCCCGGGCATCAGCACCGAGTCCGCGCAACTGATCATCGCCGAGATCGGTCTGGACATGACACGGTTCCCCACCGCGGCGCACCTGGTGTCCTGGGCGAAGCTGTGTCCGCGCACCATCCAGTCCGGTACCAGCCTCACCGCGGGCAAGACAGGCAAAGGCAATCCGTACCTCAAAGGCGCCCTCGGTATGGCCGCAGCCACCGTCGCCCGCGGCAAGGGAACGTTCCTGTCCGAACGCTACCGGCGTCTGGTCACACGTCGAGGCAAAGGCAAGGCCAAGGTCGCCGTCGCCCGCTCCATCCTCGTGATCATCTGGCACCTGCTCAACGACCCAACCGCCCGTTACCACGATCTCGGCGCCGACTTCCACGAACGCCGTATCAACACCACCCGGAAGATCAACAGCCTGGTCCGGCAACTCGAAGCCCTCGGCCACACCGTCACCCTGCAACCGACAACCTGA
- a CDS encoding TIGR03557 family F420-dependent LLM class oxidoreductase gives MVNVGYTLLCEQAGPKQLVDYAVRAEAAGFDHLVVSDHYYPWLDSQGHSPYAWSVLGAVAHATSRAGLMSFVTCPIRRYHPAVVAQKASTVGVLSDGRFTLGLGAGENLNEHVVGGWPHVEQRHEMFEEALQIIRPLLAGETLTFSGNHFDVPDAYVWDRPERPVPMAVAASGPQSAALAAEYADGVIATEPDAHLVRLYEDAGGAGQPRYGQVAICYGPDEAECRKIVHDQFRWFGLGWKVNAELPGPDSFAAATQFVREEDVAQGISCGPDVDRHVEAFKKFVDAGFTHVALVQVGGGTQPMFLDWARDALLPRLRDL, from the coding sequence ATGGTCAACGTCGGCTACACCCTGTTGTGCGAGCAGGCCGGCCCGAAGCAGCTGGTCGACTACGCGGTACGCGCCGAGGCGGCCGGCTTCGACCACCTGGTCGTCTCCGACCACTACTACCCCTGGCTGGACTCGCAGGGCCATTCCCCGTACGCCTGGTCGGTGCTCGGCGCGGTCGCCCACGCCACCAGCCGGGCCGGGCTGATGTCGTTCGTGACCTGCCCGATCCGCCGCTACCACCCGGCGGTGGTGGCGCAGAAGGCCAGCACGGTCGGGGTGCTCTCCGACGGCCGGTTCACCCTCGGGCTCGGCGCCGGGGAGAACCTCAACGAGCACGTCGTCGGCGGCTGGCCGCACGTGGAGCAGCGGCACGAGATGTTCGAGGAGGCGTTGCAGATCATCCGGCCGCTGCTGGCCGGCGAGACGCTGACTTTCTCCGGCAACCACTTCGACGTGCCGGACGCGTACGTCTGGGACCGCCCGGAGCGGCCGGTGCCGATGGCCGTCGCCGCGTCCGGCCCACAGTCGGCGGCCCTCGCCGCCGAGTACGCCGACGGCGTCATCGCCACCGAGCCGGACGCGCACCTCGTGCGGCTGTACGAGGACGCGGGCGGCGCCGGCCAGCCCCGGTACGGGCAGGTGGCCATCTGCTACGGCCCCGACGAGGCGGAGTGCCGCAAGATCGTGCATGACCAGTTCCGCTGGTTCGGCCTGGGCTGGAAGGTCAACGCCGAACTGCCGGGGCCGGACTCGTTCGCCGCCGCCACCCAGTTCGTCCGGGAGGAGGACGTGGCCCAGGGCATCTCCTGCGGCCCGGACGTCGACCGGCACGTCGAGGCGTTCAAGAAGTTCGTCGACGCCGGCTTCACCCACGTGGCGCTCGTCCAGGTCGGCGGTGGCACCCAGCCGATGTTCCTCGACTGGGCCCGGGACGCGCTCCTCCCCCGCCTCCGCGACCTCTGA